Part of the Rhodococcus sp. OK302 genome is shown below.
TCGAGGGCATCCTGCTCGCCGGAAGCGACGTAGTGAGCGACACCGGACTTGACCATGTGGGTGCGTGCGCCGCCCAGGTCTTCCATGGTGACGTCTTCGCCGGTGACGGTCTTGATGACGTCGGGGCCGGTGACGAACATCTGCGATGTCTCGTCGACCATCACGACGAAGTCGGTGAGGGCGGGGGAGTAGACGTGGCCGCCGGCTGCGGGGCCCATGATCAGGGAGATCTGCGGGATGACGCCGGATGCCTGGACGTTGCGGTGGAAGATCTCGCCGTACAGGCCGAGCGAGACGACGCCTTCCTGGATGCGGGCGCCGGCGCCTTCGTTGATGCCGACCAGCGGGCGGCCGGTGCGGATCGCGAGGTCCATGACCTTGACGATCTTCTCACCGTAGATTTCGCCGAGGGATCCACCGAAGACGGTGGCGTCCTGCGAGAAGACGCAGATGTCGCGTCCGTCGATGGTGCCGTAACCGGTGACGACGCCGTCGCCGACGGGACGGTTCTCGGCGAGGCCGAAGTTCACCGAGCGGTGACGGGCCAGGGCGTCGAGTTCGACGAAGGATCCTTCGTCGAGGAGTGCGTTGATGCGCTCACGGGCGGTCAGCTTGCCTTTGGCGTGGACTTTGTCGATGGCGGCTTCGCCGCTCGGTGCCTGCGCCTGCGCTTGCCGAATCCGCAGATCCGCGAGCTTTCCCGCGGTCGTGTGGATATCGGGTGCGGTCGCCGCCTCCGGCGCGTTCGGCTCTTGGACAGTGGTCATGAGTCGTGAGCTTAACGAGAGCAGTTGGGCCGGCTCGAAGGCAGGTCCGGTTGTGGAGGTTTCACCTACCGAAGCTACTGACCAGTACATTTTGCTTGTCGTCTTAGGCTGGGACTATGTGGACCGACCTGAACCGACCGCCCCTCGATCATGCCGCGTTGCGACGCGTCCTCGTGCGCAGTGACGACAACACCGACGCACGTGCTTTCTGGAACCGACTCGACGTTGTCGAGCGCACCGGATCCACCAATGCGGATCTCTTGGTCCGCGCTTCGGATCTCGGCGCCGATCGTCATGTTCTGATTGCCGAATATCAGGAAAGTGGGCGCGGTCGACACTCACGCAGTTGGGTCAGCCCGGCACAGGCCCAGATCTCGATGTCGGTTCTGTTGGTCATGCCCGGCCTGAACCTTGCGGACATGGGGTGGCTGCCGCTTCTCGCCGGTATCGCCGTCGTCGACGCGTTGCGGTCGGTAGCCGAGGTGCCGGCAGAACTGAAGTGGCCCAATGACGTCCTGATCGGGGACAAGAAGGTGGCCGGAATTCTTGCGGAGGTGGCACGGACCACCCCCGACCCCGCCGTCGTGGTGGGCGTCGGTTTGAACGTCAGTCTCGGGGAGAATGAACTGCCGGTGCCGACAGCTACGTCGTTGCTCCTCGAGAACGCGGAGACGATCGACCGCGACACATTGGTTCGAGCAATCGCACGCGAATTGGCGGCGCAGTTCCGCGGTTGGGAGAAATCAGGATGGGATACCGCCGTGCTGGCGGCTGAATACCGCCAGCGTTGCGGAACGCTCGGCAAACGCGTGCGCGCAGTGTTGCCCGGTGACAAAGAGCTTTTCGGTATCGCAACCGACATCGACACCTCCGGTCGTGTTGTCATCGAGATCGAGGACGGCGGCGGTGAAACATTTGCCGTCGCGGCCGGAGACATCACGCATTTGCGGGCTGCCCCGATCGCTGACTAGAGGAACAGCGAGTCTTGCCGGTTTCAGCCCGTTCGGGTGATATTTTTCGGTTATGACCACACCGATCGTGCTTCCGACCGATTCCGAGATGGCGGAGAGTGCCCGCCGAGTTCTGACCGGGATGACAGTGCTGCTGGGCCTGCTGACGCTCGGCCTAGGTATCGCGGTGCTGGTGTGGCCGAACGCCACACTGTTCGTCGTCGCGGTAGTGATCGCCATCCAACTGTTCGGCTTCGGCATCGTTCAGATCATCCGGTCCTTCGCCGACGTCACAGCAACGGGTGGGACTCGGACTCTCGTCGCAATTTCGGGTGCACTCGCAGTGCTCCTCGGCTTCCTCGTTCTGCGCAGCCCGCTACAGACCGTGGTGCTGATCGCCCTCGTGATCGGCGCGTGGTGGGTATTCCGCGGCGTGCTCGACATCGTCGACGCGGCCAAGGGCGGAACAGTGGATCGTGGACTGTCGATCGTGCTGGGCGTGATCAGCATCGTGGCCGGTGCAATCGTCCTGCTGCAGCCGGAACTGTCCCTCGAGGTGTTCCGCATCGTCGTCGGTGTCTGGATGGTTCTCTACGGCATTATCATCGTCATCACGCCGTTGGTGCTGCGCAAGCTCAGCAAGCCCTGACAGCACTGTCCGGCTGAGGTGGCAGACTGCCACTCATGGGATATCCGGAAGATGCTCTCGCACAAGACGAGGAACTGATCCTGCATCGGCATCCGCATTGGAAGATGTTGGTGCTTCCGGCACTCACCTTTGTCCTGGCGACGGCGGTGGCCGGGTTTCTGCTCGGGCTGACGCAGGATCGGGCGGACGGTACGACGCGAACCGTTCTGTCGATCGCGATCGGTGTCATCTGGCTGGGAGTTGTTCTCTGGCGTTCGGTGGCACCGTTCACGGTCTGGAAGTTCACGCATTTCATCGTCACTGATCGACGAGTCCTCATACGGCACGGCGTTCTGACGCACACCGGTATCGATATTCCGATGGGCCGGATCAGCAACGTCCAGTTTCGGCACGGCCTGATCGATCGAATGCTCAAGACCGGCACTCTCGTGATCGCGTCGGCCAGTGACGATCCGCTCGAATTCGATGACATCCCGGACGTCGAGCAGGTTCACGCGATGCTCTATCACCAGGTTTTCGACTCCACCTTGCAACCGCAGGAACGCAATCGCCCCGACGATCACTACCCGGCCGATCACGACGCGGACGACGAAAACGGCTGGTAATCAACGTGTAAAGGGCCGCAGTACGTACGCTGTTCCTGTGACTGCCGTATTGCTAGCCGAAGACGACGAGGCCATCGCTGCACCGCTTGCCCGAGCATTGGGGCGCGAGGGGTACACGGTAACCGTCGAACAGACCGGGCCCGCTGCACTTCAACAAGCGCTCGAGGGTGATTTCGATCTGTTGATTCTCGATCTCGGCCTGCCCGGAATGGACGGTCTCGAGGTGTGCCGCCAGATTCGTGCACATCGAACGGGGTTGGCGGTACTGATGTTGACCGCTCGAACCGACGAGGTCGATTTTGTCGTCGGTCTCGATGCGGGCGCCGACGACTACGTCGGAAAGCCGTTTCGCCTTGCAGAACTCATGGCTCGTGTTCGAGCACTGCTCCGTCGGCATGGCAGCCGTGAAGACAGCATCGTCGAGGTCGGTGGCATCCGCCTCGAACCGGCGGCTCGGCGCGTTCTGGTCAACGGATCCGAGATCGCTTTGGCCAACAAGGAATACGAACTCCTGCGGGTGCTCCTCGAGCACGCCGGTGAAGTTGTCTCGCGAGATACGATCCTGCGCGAGGTCTGGGGCGACGTCGAACTTCGTGGATCAAAAACTTTGGACATGCACATGTCCTGGCTGCGCCGGAAGATCGGCGACGAGGGACCGGCTGTCGAACGTCGAATCGCCACGGTTCG
Proteins encoded:
- a CDS encoding biotin--[acetyl-CoA-carboxylase] ligase yields the protein MWTDLNRPPLDHAALRRVLVRSDDNTDARAFWNRLDVVERTGSTNADLLVRASDLGADRHVLIAEYQESGRGRHSRSWVSPAQAQISMSVLLVMPGLNLADMGWLPLLAGIAVVDALRSVAEVPAELKWPNDVLIGDKKVAGILAEVARTTPDPAVVVGVGLNVSLGENELPVPTATSLLLENAETIDRDTLVRAIARELAAQFRGWEKSGWDTAVLAAEYRQRCGTLGKRVRAVLPGDKELFGIATDIDTSGRVVIEIEDGGGETFAVAAGDITHLRAAPIAD
- a CDS encoding HdeD family acid-resistance protein → MTTPIVLPTDSEMAESARRVLTGMTVLLGLLTLGLGIAVLVWPNATLFVVAVVIAIQLFGFGIVQIIRSFADVTATGGTRTLVAISGALAVLLGFLVLRSPLQTVVLIALVIGAWWVFRGVLDIVDAAKGGTVDRGLSIVLGVISIVAGAIVLLQPELSLEVFRIVVGVWMVLYGIIIVITPLVLRKLSKP
- a CDS encoding PH domain-containing protein; protein product: MGYPEDALAQDEELILHRHPHWKMLVLPALTFVLATAVAGFLLGLTQDRADGTTRTVLSIAIGVIWLGVVLWRSVAPFTVWKFTHFIVTDRRVLIRHGVLTHTGIDIPMGRISNVQFRHGLIDRMLKTGTLVIASASDDPLEFDDIPDVEQVHAMLYHQVFDSTLQPQERNRPDDHYPADHDADDENGW
- a CDS encoding response regulator transcription factor; the protein is MTAVLLAEDDEAIAAPLARALGREGYTVTVEQTGPAALQQALEGDFDLLILDLGLPGMDGLEVCRQIRAHRTGLAVLMLTARTDEVDFVVGLDAGADDYVGKPFRLAELMARVRALLRRHGSREDSIVEVGGIRLEPAARRVLVNGSEIALANKEYELLRVLLEHAGEVVSRDTILREVWGDVELRGSKTLDMHMSWLRRKIGDEGPAVERRIATVRGVGFRINTD